A window of the Parvularcula bermudensis HTCC2503 genome harbors these coding sequences:
- a CDS encoding DUF2274 domain-containing protein, with amino-acid sequence MSLRIGQLPDRTPVKLTVSVDPDLASALTDYAAIYAETYGAEEKPETLVPAMLDMFLSSDAGFKRARKALHARASKGE; translated from the coding sequence ATGAGCCTCCGCATCGGACAACTCCCGGACCGGACTCCGGTGAAGCTTACCGTGTCGGTCGATCCCGATCTTGCTTCCGCGCTCACCGACTATGCGGCGATCTATGCCGAAACCTATGGCGCGGAAGAGAAACCCGAAACCCTGGTGCCTGCCATGCTGGACATGTTCCTCAGCTCGGATGCCGGGTTCAAGCGGGCCCGCAAGGCCCTTCATGCCAGAGCCAGCAAAGGAGAATAG
- the trbL gene encoding P-type conjugative transfer protein TrbL: MEEMGVIDRFLETFIAYVDSGFGLLAGDVAYLTTTLIVIDITLAGLFWALSQNADVISGLLKKVLYVGFFAFILGNFSILANILFASFADLGVKAGSSTLTAEDLMRPGYIAGVGFEAAQPLLQEIGDMLGPIRFFHNFILIAVMLIAWAIILVAFFVLAVQLFVAILEFKLTTLAGFVLVPFALWNKTSFLAERVLGNVVTSGIKLMVLAIVIGIGSTLFTSITEAFGGPGDVTLAEVMGTVLAAIVFLWMGVFAPGIASGLVTGAPQLGAGSVVGTTAAVGAGAVLATTGTVAAGRAAMGGVSGAVKAGASMSGGARTSYDLGRMASGHSGWRGATAGMAGVAQAGGDTLRRMAGRPFASVGNAYRRGSEAAFAATGGTMAAVPGDAPSAGSASPAWARRLRTEQRLQHAGAITVHALKDGDRGMAGDNPKLRNEED, translated from the coding sequence ATGGAAGAGATGGGCGTCATCGACCGGTTCCTGGAGACCTTCATTGCCTATGTGGATTCAGGCTTCGGCCTGCTTGCGGGCGATGTCGCTTACCTGACAACCACGCTGATCGTGATCGACATCACGCTGGCCGGGCTTTTCTGGGCCCTCTCGCAGAATGCCGATGTGATATCGGGGCTCCTGAAGAAGGTGCTCTATGTCGGCTTCTTCGCCTTCATCCTTGGCAATTTCTCCATCCTGGCGAACATCCTCTTTGCGAGCTTTGCCGATCTCGGTGTGAAGGCCGGCTCCTCGACGCTGACGGCTGAGGATTTGATGCGGCCCGGCTATATCGCAGGGGTCGGGTTCGAGGCGGCGCAGCCGCTTCTGCAAGAGATCGGCGACATGCTGGGGCCGATCCGCTTCTTCCATAATTTTATTCTGATCGCGGTCATGCTGATTGCCTGGGCGATCATTCTCGTCGCCTTCTTCGTTCTGGCCGTCCAGCTCTTCGTTGCCATCCTCGAGTTCAAGCTGACGACGCTGGCGGGCTTCGTGCTCGTGCCCTTCGCGCTCTGGAACAAGACGTCATTCCTCGCCGAACGCGTGCTGGGCAATGTCGTCACATCCGGCATCAAGCTGATGGTGCTCGCTATCGTGATCGGCATTGGCTCGACGCTGTTCACGTCTATCACGGAGGCCTTTGGCGGGCCGGGCGATGTGACGCTGGCTGAAGTGATGGGCACGGTGCTCGCCGCAATCGTCTTCCTCTGGATGGGTGTCTTTGCGCCCGGTATCGCCTCCGGCCTTGTGACCGGCGCCCCGCAACTCGGCGCGGGGTCCGTAGTCGGCACGACGGCTGCCGTTGGCGCAGGCGCTGTGCTGGCGACGACGGGAACTGTCGCGGCAGGCCGCGCAGCGATGGGCGGCGTGTCCGGCGCCGTAAAGGCCGGGGCATCCATGTCGGGCGGTGCCCGCACTTCTTATGACCTCGGCCGCATGGCGTCCGGTCATTCTGGATGGCGCGGCGCGACAGCGGGTATGGCCGGTGTTGCGCAGGCCGGCGGCGATACGCTCCGCCGGATGGCCGGACGGCCCTTCGCCTCTGTCGGTAATGCTTATCGGCGTGGAAGCGAAGCGGCCTTTGCCGCGACCGGCGGGACCATGGCGGCGGTGCCCGGCGATGCGCCGTCTGCCGGCTCCGCCAGCCCCGCCTGGGCACGGCGCCTTCGCACTGAACAACGCCTGCAACATGCCGGCGCGATTACGGTCCATGCCCTGAAGGACGGTGATCGCGGCATGGCGGGCGACAATCCGAAACTCCGAAACGAAGAGGACTGA
- the trbG gene encoding P-type conjugative transfer protein TrbG — protein sequence MIRTMILVSALALTTACASVPPEPVLEDTAFVEAAFVDEVPERPVEIVETPTVLALPGQMKPVDGTKRTVTRVYTSPTETIRKGTTEARIEPSVDGYVNAIQVYPYTEGALYRLYAAPGQVSDIALQPGETLVSVSAGDTVRWIVGDTSSGSGGAARAHVLVKPIAAGLSTNLMIATDRRTYHLELESVDGTYMAALSWRYPADELAELVSRNKIASVREDASIASGVAVDRLDFDYVIEGDKPAWRPVRVFDDGRQVFIQMPAGLATMDAPPLFILGASGDAELVNYRLRGNYYIVDHLFRAAELRIGEKDQTVVRIRKRVQRSGLASLFGAEG from the coding sequence ATGATCCGTACAATGATCCTTGTATCCGCCCTTGCCCTGACCACGGCCTGCGCGAGCGTTCCGCCGGAACCTGTCCTCGAAGATACTGCGTTTGTCGAAGCGGCGTTCGTTGATGAGGTGCCAGAGCGGCCTGTCGAGATTGTCGAGACGCCGACCGTGCTGGCGCTCCCCGGCCAGATGAAACCGGTCGACGGCACGAAGCGGACCGTGACGCGGGTTTATACGTCTCCGACAGAGACGATCCGCAAGGGCACGACCGAGGCCCGGATCGAACCTTCTGTCGATGGCTATGTGAACGCGATCCAGGTCTATCCCTATACAGAAGGCGCACTCTACCGGCTCTATGCCGCGCCGGGCCAGGTCTCGGACATTGCGCTGCAGCCGGGCGAGACGCTGGTCTCGGTGTCGGCGGGAGACACGGTCCGCTGGATTGTCGGGGATACGTCCTCCGGTTCCGGCGGCGCGGCCCGCGCGCACGTGCTCGTCAAACCGATCGCGGCAGGTCTTTCGACCAATCTGATGATCGCGACCGACCGGCGGACCTATCATCTTGAACTGGAAAGCGTAGATGGCACCTATATGGCGGCCCTCTCCTGGCGCTATCCGGCGGACGAACTCGCTGAATTGGTCTCCCGCAACAAGATTGCGTCCGTTCGCGAGGACGCGTCCATTGCGTCCGGTGTCGCCGTTGACCGGCTCGACTTCGATTATGTCATTGAAGGCGACAAGCCGGCCTGGCGGCCTGTGCGCGTCTTCGACGATGGACGGCAGGTCTTTATCCAGATGCCGGCCGGACTTGCCACCATGGATGCCCCGCCGCTCTTCATCCTTGGTGCCTCAGGTGATGCCGAACTCGTCAATTATCGCCTGCGTGGCAATTACTACATCGTCGACCATCTCTTCCGCGCCGCCGAACTGCGGATCGGCGAGAAGGATCAGACCGTGGTGCGGATCCGCAAGCGCGTGCAGCGCTCCGGTCTTGCGAGCCTGTTCGGAGCAGAGGGATGA
- the trbF gene encoding conjugal transfer protein TrbF — MAFRRTSTHYGQSPHPETPYQKAGQVWDERIGSARVQAKNWRLMALGLLGLLAASSAALVWRSLQSTVTPYVVEVDDTGAVKAVGPALAKYEPTDAQIAHHLANFISDIRSLSIDPVIVRQNWLAAYDYVTDKAAITLSDYARDNDPFAEIGRRSRSVDVVSVVRVSDESFQARWLEKTYENGALTGVKRFTGLFTLVNSPPRDAETLRANPLGLYIHSLNWGEDLVTGDNQ, encoded by the coding sequence ATGGCCTTCCGGCGCACCTCCACCCATTACGGGCAAAGCCCGCATCCCGAAACGCCCTATCAGAAGGCGGGCCAGGTCTGGGACGAACGGATCGGTTCGGCCCGCGTCCAGGCCAAGAACTGGCGGCTGATGGCGCTGGGATTGCTGGGGCTTCTAGCGGCCTCCTCTGCTGCTCTTGTCTGGCGCAGCCTGCAATCGACCGTCACCCCCTATGTGGTCGAGGTGGATGATACCGGCGCTGTGAAGGCGGTCGGGCCAGCGCTTGCGAAATATGAGCCGACAGACGCACAGATCGCGCATCATTTGGCAAACTTCATTTCCGATATCCGGAGCCTGTCGATTGATCCGGTCATCGTCCGGCAGAACTGGCTCGCCGCCTATGACTATGTCACCGACAAGGCGGCGATCACGCTCAGCGATTACGCCCGCGACAATGACCCTTTCGCCGAAATCGGCCGGCGCTCGCGCAGCGTTGATGTGGTGAGCGTGGTGCGGGTCTCGGACGAGTCCTTCCAGGCCCGCTGGCTTGAGAAGACCTATGAGAACGGCGCGCTCACTGGGGTCAAACGGTTCACGGGGCTGTTCACCCTTGTGAACTCTCCGCCGCGCGATGCCGAAACGCTCCGCGCCAATCCTCTCGGCCTCTACATCCACAGCCTCAATTGGGGCGAAGACCTTGTCACAGGAGACAACCAATGA
- a CDS encoding TrbI/VirB10 family protein, with product MSEPAPFPKQADELKLRARPRPVTRINRKVLMAGACLGVLGLFAAASIALDPPKAVDPADRQELYNTATKRAPDGLADLPNSYLNWQPAGDTPKLGAPMAGDLGGTVVAEEEEWGLEPDWNVAPSDDFRPSAEDEAIRAQRLADAKLADAAGKAGVFFDVGNRQSLTGSVSAPGGLPNSLGSELLALAAQGAGAPGFAGSPDQNLQAEKIAFAAETRDGDIYNPHDVETPVSPYQVMAGTLIPASLVTGLNSDLPGNVIAQVTQPVYDTVSGTHLLIPQGARLIGRYQSEISFGQERALLIWDRIILPDGSSLQISEPASDAQGYAGVSDRTDHHWDRVFAAAGLATLLGIGSELGSDEGDVERAIRRGFGDSVSEAGQRVVDRNLGIQPTIRIRPGWPVRVIVTRDLVLRPYSEGGR from the coding sequence ATGAGCGAGCCGGCCCCCTTCCCGAAACAGGCCGATGAGCTGAAACTGCGCGCGCGGCCGCGGCCGGTCACACGGATCAACCGAAAGGTTCTGATGGCGGGTGCCTGTCTTGGCGTGCTGGGCCTGTTTGCCGCCGCATCCATCGCGCTTGATCCACCCAAGGCCGTCGATCCGGCGGACCGGCAGGAGCTTTACAATACGGCGACCAAGCGCGCTCCGGATGGGCTGGCAGACCTGCCAAACTCCTACCTCAATTGGCAACCGGCTGGTGACACGCCGAAGCTCGGCGCACCCATGGCAGGCGACCTTGGCGGCACAGTCGTGGCTGAAGAGGAAGAATGGGGACTCGAACCCGATTGGAATGTGGCGCCCTCGGATGACTTCCGGCCCTCTGCCGAGGATGAAGCCATTCGTGCGCAGAGGTTGGCGGATGCAAAACTCGCCGATGCAGCTGGCAAGGCGGGCGTCTTCTTCGATGTCGGCAACCGGCAGTCGCTAACTGGGTCGGTGTCTGCACCAGGCGGCCTGCCGAACAGTCTCGGCTCGGAACTGCTGGCACTCGCGGCCCAGGGCGCAGGCGCGCCGGGCTTTGCAGGCTCGCCGGATCAGAACCTCCAGGCAGAGAAGATCGCGTTCGCCGCAGAGACGCGGGATGGCGACATCTACAACCCCCATGATGTCGAGACCCCGGTCTCGCCCTATCAGGTGATGGCGGGCACGCTGATCCCGGCCTCGCTCGTCACCGGGCTGAATTCTGACCTGCCGGGCAATGTAATCGCGCAGGTGACCCAGCCCGTCTATGACACGGTCAGTGGCACGCATCTGCTCATCCCGCAAGGCGCGCGCCTGATCGGGCGCTACCAGTCGGAAATATCGTTCGGCCAGGAGCGCGCGCTCCTGATCTGGGACCGGATCATCCTGCCGGATGGCAGTTCGCTGCAAATATCTGAACCTGCTTCGGATGCGCAGGGCTACGCCGGTGTTTCCGACCGAACCGACCATCACTGGGACCGCGTCTTTGCGGCCGCGGGGCTCGCCACGCTCCTCGGCATCGGCTCCGAGCTTGGCTCGGACGAGGGCGATGTCGAGCGCGCGATCCGGCGTGGATTCGGGGACAGTGTCTCCGAAGCCGGTCAGCGTGTCGTCGACCGCAATCTCGGCATTCAGCCAACGATCCGTATACGGCCGGGCTGGCCAGTGCGGGTGATCGTAACACGCGATCTTGTGCTGCGGCCTTATTCTGAGGGAGGCCGGTGA
- a CDS encoding rhomboid family intramembrane serine protease, which translates to MAGPRISSREPILSIPPVVLGLLWVMIAVFALQWFLPVAWGRRLEMALAFIPLRFQQGLYNGGDAFSLALPLFGHMFLHGGLIHIASNALWLVIFGTGVARRFGAEQGEGAARLSRNIMFLTYFLLCGLGGVIFYYAIYPSSPVPLVGASGAISGLMAGTFRVVLRPLRGAGRFDRTLARLFSGPVLIATVAFVIMNLLTAFASPSLGEGIRIAWEAHIGGFLVGLLTFPIFDRAASTAR; encoded by the coding sequence ATGGCCGGACCGCGTATTTCATCCCGGGAGCCGATCCTGTCGATTCCCCCCGTGGTGCTGGGTCTTTTATGGGTGATGATTGCGGTCTTCGCGCTTCAATGGTTCTTGCCGGTCGCTTGGGGGCGCCGCTTGGAAATGGCGCTGGCATTCATCCCTCTTAGATTTCAGCAGGGTCTTTATAATGGCGGCGATGCCTTCAGCCTCGCGCTCCCGCTCTTTGGCCATATGTTTCTGCATGGCGGGCTTATTCACATCGCCTCGAACGCGTTGTGGCTGGTGATTTTCGGGACCGGGGTGGCCCGACGTTTTGGCGCCGAGCAGGGGGAGGGGGCCGCGCGGCTCTCCCGAAACATCATGTTCCTGACCTATTTCCTGCTCTGCGGCCTGGGAGGCGTCATCTTCTATTACGCGATTTATCCCAGCTCTCCCGTGCCTTTAGTGGGGGCGTCCGGCGCGATTTCGGGATTGATGGCCGGCACGTTCAGAGTGGTCCTTCGGCCCCTCCGCGGGGCGGGGCGCTTTGATCGGACCCTGGCGCGCCTCTTTTCGGGGCCCGTGCTGATCGCGACCGTGGCTTTCGTGATCATGAATCTGCTCACCGCCTTTGCATCGCCATCGTTAGGGGAAGGTATAAGAATTGCGTGGGAAGCTCATATTGGTGGTTTTTTGGTGGGTCTTCTGACTTTTCCGATTTTCGATCGCGCGGCGAGCACGGCTCGGTGA
- a CDS encoding CBS domain-containing protein codes for MRAKDMLKDKGRDVVTIDHKASLAEAIEVLASKNIGAVVVTSPGKAVAGILSERDVVRVLSGAPTGFRESPVTDIMTREVFTAGLEASVDQLLDLMTDRRIRHVPIVDGDGLVGLLSIGDVVKCRIRQAVGEADALKEYISAAG; via the coding sequence ATGCGCGCCAAGGATATGTTGAAGGATAAGGGGCGCGATGTCGTCACCATCGACCATAAGGCCAGCCTGGCCGAGGCTATCGAGGTCTTAGCTTCGAAGAATATCGGGGCCGTGGTGGTCACAAGCCCCGGCAAAGCGGTCGCGGGGATCCTCTCTGAGCGGGATGTGGTCCGGGTGCTGAGTGGGGCGCCCACGGGATTTCGGGAAAGCCCCGTGACCGATATTATGACCCGTGAGGTCTTTACGGCGGGGCTGGAGGCGAGTGTCGACCAACTCCTCGACCTGATGACCGACCGCCGGATTCGGCACGTTCCCATCGTCGATGGGGATGGTCTCGTCGGTCTCCTGTCGATCGGTGACGTCGTGAAATGTCGGATCCGCCAGGCGGTGGGCGAAGCTGACGCGCTGAAAGAATATATCTCCGCCGCAGGCTAG
- a CDS encoding DUF4339 domain-containing protein — translation MFATENWCIKVDEKTYGPYSNDQMTEFAKQGRLSSRSLVAPAGGKNWREARHYPMLATILASDPQDRRQFGKAAAGMRQAKQPADGEAANFVVIFDVTPGTAGRLSHIVKGLGETIRLTDNVWHLQTTLSATGIKNAIMPHLQIREIVYIADTSRGRTTWHNMTPELHSRLTKSIVTTKHH, via the coding sequence ATGTTCGCTACTGAGAACTGGTGCATCAAGGTCGACGAAAAAACGTACGGCCCTTACAGCAATGATCAGATGACCGAATTCGCGAAGCAAGGTCGGCTGTCCTCGCGCTCCTTGGTCGCCCCCGCCGGCGGCAAGAACTGGCGCGAAGCCCGTCACTATCCCATGCTCGCGACGATTCTCGCCAGCGATCCCCAAGACCGTCGCCAGTTCGGCAAGGCCGCCGCCGGCATGCGGCAGGCCAAGCAACCGGCCGACGGGGAAGCAGCCAATTTCGTCGTTATTTTCGACGTAACGCCGGGCACGGCGGGGCGCCTGTCTCACATTGTCAAAGGGCTGGGTGAGACTATCCGCCTGACCGACAATGTCTGGCATCTTCAGACGACGCTCTCCGCCACGGGCATCAAAAATGCGATCATGCCCCACCTACAGATCCGGGAGATTGTCTATATCGCCGACACGAGCCGAGGTCGGACGACATGGCACAATATGACCCCTGAACTCCATTCCCGCCTGACCAAATCGATCGTCACGACCAAACACCACTGA
- a CDS encoding DUF736 domain-containing protein produces MATIGTFSQKDGKWTGTIRTMTINVKAQMVPVTEKAEGGPDYRIFAGGAELGAAWREESKDGETPYLAVKLDDPGFEKPLRAAFFEKEEDGSGVLVWNRQKLN; encoded by the coding sequence ATGGCGACAATCGGCACCTTCAGCCAGAAGGATGGCAAATGGACCGGGACGATCCGGACCATGACAATCAATGTGAAAGCCCAGATGGTCCCGGTGACCGAGAAGGCCGAAGGCGGACCAGACTACCGGATCTTTGCCGGCGGAGCAGAGCTCGGCGCAGCCTGGCGCGAGGAAAGCAAGGATGGCGAGACACCATACCTGGCCGTCAAGCTCGATGATCCCGGCTTCGAGAAACCGCTGCGGGCCGCCTTCTTCGAGAAGGAAGAGGATGGCAGCGGCGTGCTCGTCTGGAACCGGCAGAAGCTGAACTAG
- a CDS encoding recombinase family protein — MTLKAAIYARYSSDLQSIRSIEDQIALCRQHLEQKSWTETVVYSDRAISGGAMVTRPGIQELIRGAANGQFNVVVAEALDRISRDQADTATIYKILAFHGVSIVTLSEGEVDSMHVGFKGVMNEMFLRDLAKKTRRGQTGVVNSGRSAGGHCYGYDIVPGEQNGILTINEDEAETVRRIMRLFVEGTSPRSIAAMLNKEGVAAPRGSDWRASTINGQVHAGNGILNNELYIGRRIWNRRHKVTDPFSGKKRMRANPESEWVINEVPDLRIVDDELWQAVKLRQQKHSRKRGGAKRPTRLLSGLLECSVCGGPMSIVSQNRYGCSTRREKGTCSNNRTIAAKELEERVLAGLNKALLHPDAQKAAAREFHAELVRQQRATGSERFQLEKAIAEADRRIDRIVDAIAEGVATTALKQKLVALETEKVENEAKLAAMGSEPIVSVHPNAGELYAELIGSLVEVVSDPSPDADEVRSILRKTIQRICLEPRKNESGYNLVIKGDLAALISQDGQTTLMMGAGVGFEPTTFRL, encoded by the coding sequence ATGACCCTAAAAGCCGCCATCTACGCCCGCTATTCGTCGGACCTTCAGTCTATTCGTTCAATCGAAGACCAGATTGCTCTTTGCCGACAACACCTTGAACAGAAATCCTGGACCGAAACTGTCGTCTATTCAGACCGCGCAATCTCGGGCGGCGCGATGGTTACGCGCCCCGGCATACAGGAACTGATAAGGGGAGCTGCGAACGGTCAATTCAATGTGGTTGTCGCCGAGGCCCTCGACCGCATCTCCCGCGACCAGGCTGACACAGCAACGATCTACAAGATTCTCGCCTTTCACGGCGTGTCGATCGTCACGCTTTCCGAAGGCGAAGTCGACTCCATGCACGTCGGCTTCAAGGGCGTGATGAATGAGATGTTCCTACGCGATCTCGCGAAGAAGACGCGCCGAGGCCAGACGGGAGTTGTGAATTCAGGCAGATCGGCCGGAGGACATTGCTACGGTTACGACATCGTACCGGGTGAGCAGAATGGCATCCTGACCATCAACGAAGATGAAGCTGAGACTGTCAGACGGATCATGCGGCTGTTCGTGGAAGGAACGTCTCCGAGAAGCATCGCGGCTATGTTGAACAAGGAAGGTGTCGCAGCGCCGCGCGGTTCGGACTGGCGCGCCTCAACGATCAACGGACAAGTCCATGCCGGCAACGGCATCCTGAACAACGAACTCTATATCGGCCGACGCATATGGAACCGCAGGCACAAGGTGACGGATCCTTTCTCCGGCAAGAAGCGCATGCGGGCTAATCCCGAAAGCGAATGGGTCATCAATGAGGTGCCGGACCTTCGGATCGTTGATGATGAACTCTGGCAGGCTGTGAAGCTTCGCCAGCAAAAGCACTCCCGCAAACGTGGTGGAGCGAAGCGGCCGACACGGCTCTTGTCGGGACTCCTCGAATGCAGTGTGTGCGGCGGCCCGATGTCGATTGTCTCTCAGAACAGGTACGGGTGCTCGACAAGACGCGAGAAGGGCACCTGCTCGAATAATCGAACCATTGCAGCCAAAGAGCTCGAAGAGCGCGTACTTGCAGGGCTGAACAAAGCTCTGCTTCATCCAGACGCGCAGAAAGCGGCTGCACGCGAGTTTCATGCAGAGCTCGTTCGTCAACAAAGGGCGACTGGCAGCGAGCGGTTTCAGCTTGAGAAGGCTATCGCAGAAGCCGACAGGCGCATCGACCGGATTGTTGATGCAATTGCCGAAGGAGTTGCGACCACTGCCCTCAAGCAAAAGCTGGTCGCCCTAGAAACGGAAAAAGTTGAGAACGAGGCCAAACTTGCGGCAATGGGCAGTGAGCCCATTGTGAGCGTACATCCGAACGCGGGCGAGCTTTATGCCGAACTGATTGGCTCACTTGTGGAAGTGGTTTCGGACCCGTCTCCGGACGCCGACGAGGTCCGATCCATCTTGCGGAAGACAATCCAGCGGATTTGCCTTGAGCCGCGTAAAAATGAGAGCGGCTACAACCTTGTTATAAAAGGTGATTTGGCCGCCCTGATTTCTCAGGACGGCCAAACTACTCTTATGATGGGTGCGGGAGTAGGATTTGAACCTACGACCTTCAGGTTATGA
- a CDS encoding response regulator: MSSDGTPSHILVVDDDDRLRSLTARYLRENAFLTSSAASAEAADRLMTLFHVDALVLDVMMPGEDGIAMTTRLRRHTNTPILLLTARGQPEDRIAGLEAGADDYLPKPFEPRELVLRLRRLVDRKDAPPKDQPLRFGDHEFHPRRGELKRGNETIKLTGAELSLLRVLANRPGAPFDRQTLAEQTGSGVDRSIDVQVNRLRRKIEDDPRTPFYLQTVRGVGYMLVVD, translated from the coding sequence GTGTCGAGCGATGGAACCCCCTCCCACATTCTCGTTGTCGATGATGACGACAGGCTAAGGTCGTTGACGGCCCGATATCTGCGGGAAAATGCCTTTCTCACCTCCTCCGCGGCTTCGGCTGAGGCCGCTGATCGATTGATGACGTTATTTCACGTCGATGCCCTGGTTCTCGATGTCATGATGCCCGGCGAAGATGGGATCGCGATGACCACGCGCCTGCGTCGTCACACCAACACGCCCATATTGCTGCTGACCGCCCGCGGTCAGCCCGAGGATCGCATTGCCGGGCTCGAAGCCGGCGCGGACGATTACCTCCCCAAGCCCTTCGAGCCGCGGGAATTGGTGTTGCGACTGCGGCGTCTGGTCGACCGAAAGGATGCCCCGCCAAAGGATCAACCGCTACGATTCGGCGATCATGAATTTCACCCTCGGCGGGGGGAACTCAAACGCGGAAACGAGACAATCAAGCTCACCGGGGCGGAACTATCCTTACTTCGGGTGCTCGCCAATCGTCCGGGGGCGCCCTTTGACCGGCAAACCCTGGCTGAGCAAACGGGGAGCGGCGTGGATCGCTCCATCGACGTTCAGGTCAACCGCCTCCGTCGCAAAATCGAAGATGACCCACGGACCCCCTTTTATCTTCAGACCGTCCGCGGGGTCGGCTATATGTTGGTGGTGGACTGA
- the trbJ gene encoding P-type conjugative transfer protein TrbJ, with protein sequence MKALLSSVALAAIPLSGLIAPPASAQLFGGGIVYDPTNHAENILQAVRALQQIDNQIRQLTHEIDMIEKMARDLETLPVEVARGIIADRIRRIEELMREADGIGYGVEEVEREYEDLYPETYGETPPANAVLVEDARVRWQQSRSAHKHTLLMVAETVRDNERDAEALTGLVEESQTAVGNLQVLQAGNQIDAMSAQQLMQMEAMMAAHYRAEALDRARELEEAERGRARLQSFLGN encoded by the coding sequence ATGAAAGCCCTTCTCTCCTCTGTCGCCCTAGCCGCCATTCCGCTATCGGGCCTTATTGCGCCGCCTGCCTCCGCGCAGTTGTTCGGCGGCGGCATTGTCTACGACCCGACCAATCATGCCGAGAACATCCTCCAGGCGGTGCGCGCCCTGCAGCAGATCGACAACCAGATCCGCCAGCTCACCCATGAAATCGACATGATCGAGAAGATGGCGCGCGACCTGGAAACGCTTCCTGTTGAGGTCGCGCGCGGCATTATTGCTGACCGCATCCGTAGAATTGAAGAGTTGATGCGCGAAGCCGACGGTATCGGCTACGGCGTCGAGGAGGTCGAACGCGAATACGAGGACCTCTATCCCGAAACCTATGGCGAGACGCCGCCTGCCAATGCTGTGCTGGTCGAGGATGCGCGGGTGCGCTGGCAGCAATCCCGCTCGGCGCACAAGCACACGCTGCTTATGGTCGCCGAGACGGTTCGCGACAATGAACGCGATGCCGAGGCGCTGACTGGTCTTGTCGAAGAGAGCCAGACCGCCGTCGGTAATCTCCAGGTCCTGCAGGCTGGCAACCAGATCGATGCCATGTCGGCACAGCAGCTGATGCAGATGGAAGCCATGATGGCCGCCCATTACCGCGCCGAGGCCCTCGACCGGGCGCGCGAGCTGGAAGAAGCCGAGCGCGGCCGCGCGCGCCTCCAAAGCTTCCTCGGGAACTAG